Within Leptolyngbyaceae cyanobacterium, the genomic segment AATATTCCTGTTGGAAAGATATTAATCAAATTATTACTTTTTTTAAAAGTTTAGGATTTCGTCTACCAAGATTTTTAGGTCATGGTAAAGATGGAGCATTAAAAAGTGATGGCGCGGCGGCGATAAAAATTCTGAATTTAGTAAGATTTCTTCAGAAAACACGACAGATTAAAGCGGTTATTTTTATTCGTGATTTAGATAATCAACATGAGCGAAGAGAACATATCGAGCAAGCGCGTTCAGAACATATCGATCGACAACCTAAGTTAGAGATTGTTATCGGTACAGCCGACAGAAATCGAGAAGCTTGGGTTTTAAATGGTTTTATTCCACTTAGTCAAGAAGAAACACGAATTTTAGAAGAGATAAAAACTAAATTAAATTTCGATCCTTGCGAGGAGTCACACAGATTACGATCTAACTCATTTGAAGAACCCGATCGAATTAGAAATCCTAAAGTTGTTGTGGAAAATCTTACAGAAGGAAAAATGGAACGGGAACAGCAATGTTGGGAAGAGACGAGTTTGGAACTCCTACTAAAAAGAGGTGTTCATACAGGTTTAACAGCTTATATTAATGAGATAGAGCAACGATTAATTTCGATTATTTTATCTGAATAAAAGACTAACCACCAAATGCCCAAACGAATAGAATTCGTGGCTACACAAACAAAACCCGCCTTCGCGGGTTAAAAGAGTCCGCGAAGGCGGACTTCGTTTGTGTAGCCCCAGGTTTCAACCTGCGAGCCGATCGAGTACACTAAATAGATGATTAAATTCCTCGGCATCGATCTCGGTTGGAAAACAGGCGCAAGCGGATTATGTTGCCTAAATTGGCAAGATAACCAATTACATCTATTAAATTTAGATTGCATCGTATCAATTACCGATATCCTCACTTGGATCGATACTTATGCACCAGCACCAGAACCCGCTATCGTTGCAGTTGACGCCCCAACTCTCATTCCCAATGCAACAGGAATGCGCTTACCAGATAAACTTACTCACAAACATTTTCATCGCTATCACGCCGCCTGTTATCCTGCTAATTTAGGACGCCCTTTTGCTCAACGCACGGTAGAATTCGGCTTAAGTTTAGAAGCATTGGGTTTCGTTCACGCGCCAACTATAGAAACGCAAAAATTAAGCAGATTTCAAATCGAAGTATTTCCGCATCCAGCGATTGTTAACTTATTCGGTTTAGAACGCATCCTCAAATACAAAAAAGGTAAACTTTCCGAACGTCGCGCTGAATTAATCAAACTCCGTCAATACATTTTAGATTATTTGCCAACTCTAGAACCCGCTCTTAAATTAGATGCTTTACCTGAGATTCCTTTTACTGGTTCGGCATTGAAAAATGTAGAAGATAAACTAGATAGTTTAATTTGCGCTTATGTAGCTGCTTACTGGTGGTATTGGGGTTTGGAAAAAAACATAGTTTTAGGCGATCGCGAAACTGGTTACATCGTGATTCCCAGCCGAAAAGTTACGGCGCTTTCCATTTGAATGGGGTACATAGAAACCGGGTTTCTATTCGGATTAAGCGATCGCATTTTTCATCAATTTATCCAAATTCAAATAAAATAAAATTTTACTATCTTCAAGTTGGATCGCTTTTTCGATCGCATCTGATACTTTACCCTGTTGATAAATTTCAGGAACATCTCCAAACTTATCTTCTGCAACTTCTAAAACGCTAGGTATTTCCGGAACCGTAATCCCAAAATTTTGCCCGTCAATTAGAGTACAAATAATCAAATATTGCCGTTCTCTATCGTCGCGGCTACTCACTAAAAGCTGAGAAGGATCGATAATAGTAATTATTTCATTGTTATAAGATATTAAACTACGTCCGCTTTCTGAAACACCGTGAAGTTTAAAATTATTGAGAATGCGATATACTCGTTCAATAGAGATAGCATATTTTTCACTACCTAATTGAAACACAACTAATTTGCGAGCGAGAGTACGATTAGGAATAAAGCGTTTACTACGGAAGCGTCGAGTCATTTCGATTTTAGATTGACTTTTAAGAGAACTGAGGATTTTA encodes:
- a CDS encoding chemotaxis protein CheW, giving the protein MTRRFRSKRFIPNRTLARKLVVFQLGSEKYAISIERVYRILNNFKLHGVSESGRSLISYNNEIITIIDPSQLLVSSRDDRERQYLIICTLIDGQNFGITVPEIPSVLEVAEDKFGDVPEIYQQGKVSDAIEKAIQLEDSKILFYLNLDKLMKNAIA
- a CDS encoding DUF429 domain-containing protein; protein product: MIKFLGIDLGWKTGASGLCCLNWQDNQLHLLNLDCIVSITDILTWIDTYAPAPEPAIVAVDAPTLIPNATGMRLPDKLTHKHFHRYHAACYPANLGRPFAQRTVEFGLSLEALGFVHAPTIETQKLSRFQIEVFPHPAIVNLFGLERILKYKKGKLSERRAELIKLRQYILDYLPTLEPALKLDALPEIPFTGSALKNVEDKLDSLICAYVAAYWWYWGLEKNIVLGDRETGYIVIPSRKVTALSI